A single window of Agromyces aureus DNA harbors:
- a CDS encoding aminodeoxychorismate lyase produces MTVTLLLEPLPADARLVDLASTFREVPADAPALRVGELSTQRGDGVFETISVTNGHAQESGPHLERLRNSAVICELPEPNLAQWRAAIDRAVELLPETGEFALKLVLSRGVEHGPAPTAWLHAAPAADFSRPREQGVSVVTLDRGYAHDAAAKAPWLLLGAKTLSYATNMAALREAHRRGADDTIFISSDGFVMEGPTSSVILRHGDVYSTPAPSGAILHGTTQMSLFEHLAETGRLTSYRDIRAAELGTADAIWLVSSVRLAVGVTELDGAAFPYDAETTRGFNAYLLEPRD; encoded by the coding sequence ATGACCGTGACCCTGCTGCTCGAGCCGCTGCCCGCCGATGCCCGTCTCGTCGACCTCGCGTCGACGTTCCGCGAGGTACCGGCGGATGCCCCCGCGCTCCGCGTCGGCGAGCTCTCCACGCAGCGCGGCGACGGCGTGTTCGAGACCATCTCGGTCACGAACGGGCACGCGCAGGAGTCGGGGCCGCATCTCGAGCGGCTTCGGAACTCCGCGGTGATCTGCGAACTGCCGGAGCCGAACCTCGCGCAGTGGCGCGCGGCGATCGACCGCGCGGTCGAACTCCTGCCCGAGACGGGGGAGTTCGCCCTGAAGCTCGTGCTGAGCCGAGGCGTCGAGCACGGCCCGGCGCCGACCGCGTGGCTGCACGCCGCGCCCGCCGCGGACTTCAGCCGTCCGCGCGAGCAGGGCGTCAGCGTCGTGACCCTCGACCGCGGCTACGCGCACGACGCGGCGGCGAAGGCGCCGTGGCTGCTGCTCGGGGCGAAGACGCTGAGCTACGCCACGAACATGGCGGCGCTGCGCGAGGCGCACCGCCGGGGCGCCGACGACACGATCTTCATCTCGTCCGACGGGTTCGTCATGGAGGGGCCGACCTCGAGCGTGATCCTCCGGCACGGCGACGTCTACTCGACGCCGGCACCGTCGGGCGCCATCCTGCACGGCACGACCCAGATGAGCCTGTTCGAGCATCTCGCCGAGACCGGGCGGTTGACCTCCTACCGCGACATTCGTGCAGCGGAGCTCGGCACGGCCGACGCCATCTGGCTGGTGTCGAGCGTGCGACTCGCGGTAGGGGTGACCGAGCTCGACGGCGCGGCGTTCCCGTACGACGC